The Elusimicrobiota bacterium sequence GTGCCCTATTGTATGAATAATAGACCCAACGGCGTTGAAGCGAGGGATCGAATGACCCTTGCCAAACTTGAAAACGGGCCCCATACTTGAGCATGCGGGGAACGGCGGCTTTCATTTTCGTCGTCCTTTTCCCGGCCGCCTTAGCGGCCGAGCCCTCCACGAATTCGGTTTCGAGCGCGGAACCGGAGTGGACCCTGGTGGCCGGCGGTGACGTGATGATGGCCCGAACCATCGGGGTGCGGATGGGCCGGAATGGCGCCGCGAAGGCCTTGGCAGGCGTGGGATCCATTCTCTCCAAGGCCGACATCGCCTTTTGCAACCTCGAATCCATCCTGGGAACATCGGACAATGAAAAGATGTTCCCGGAGAAATGCTACAACTTTCTCGCGGCCACACCGACGGTCCGCGCGCTCACGACCGCCGGTGTCGACACGGTTTCCCTCGCCAACAACCACGCCATGGATTATAACGGAAAAGCCTTGGCTCAAACCCGCCTCCTTTTATGGAAGCAGGGGATCTACCCGTTTGGGGCGGGCAAGGATTCCGTCCAGTCGCATCTTCCGGCCACGTTTGTCGTCCGCGGAACGACCGTGGCGTTCTTGGGATACGGCATCGCGCACTCCACTTGGGTTTGGTCGGGGGCTTCCCGGCCCGGCGTTTCGGCGTTGGACCCGCGCCGAATCCGGCAAGACATCCGAAAGGCGCGGAAGGGGGCGGACCTCGTCGTCGTCTCTCTCCATTGGGGAGAAGAATACAACCATTATCCCTCCAAGAGGCAAATTCAACTGGCCCATGGCCTTGTGGAGGGAGGCGCCGATATCATCCTGGGCCACCATCCCCACGTGCTCCAGGGGGTCGAGGAATACCAGGGAAAAGTCATCGCCTACAGCCTGGGGAACCTTCTTTTTGATCAAAAAAAGAACGCCCAGGACGAAAACATTCTTCTGCGGATTTCGTTGCAAAGGAACCGGGTCCGGCGGGTGGAATTGGTCCCCGTGGATCGGCGGGAGGTGTTCTACCCGGCCGTGGCCATGGGGGTGAAGGGAGAAAAGATTTTATCGGATGTTCAGCGCTACTCTCTTCCTTTGCAATCCACCGGGACCCTCACCGGCTTGATCTCTTTCGCCCTGCCGGCGGAAGCCCAACCGCCGAAATACGCCGAGGCCACGCCGTAGCCCTATTGAATTCGGGAGAGGGTGCCTTGGCTCGCGTCGAAACGGACCTGGGCCCCCAACGGGAATTTGGCGTTCGGAACGAAATGGACCATCACCGGGAGTCTTCGTTCCCGCGCCAGGATGGCCAGGTGGGACAACAACCCGCCGTTGTGGGACAGGATGCCCTGAATCCTGTCGAAATAAGTGACGAGGTTCGGGGACAGATTTTCCGAAAATAGGACCATTTTCTGGTCCTTCCGCTCGGGGGATCCCAACTCATCCACAGTGACCAAAAAACCTTCGGCCGTGCCGGCGGAGACGCCCAGGTATTTTCCCGTGGGGACCATCACACGATGAGACAGGGGACCCGGAATATCGAATTTATTGAATTCCTCGTACCTTTTTTTACGCTCCGTCCAAACCGCCTCCCGAGCCAGACCTTTGGCGGATTTCCTCCCACCGAGCGAAGTGAACGAGCCTCGCATCCTTTATTCCTTTCCCGCGGGCCCAATCCAAAACCGCGCGGCGGAGTTTGTTCACTCCCCTCACCGTCAGCCATCGACCCCATTCCCGCAACCGCGCAGACCGAAGCGCTCTTCGAACCGGCGTCGCCAAACTCTTCTTATTTTTTTCCGGCAAGGCGTCCCACCCCCCGGGAGACGGCTTTTGAATCGGGTCCAAGCACCGCAGAAATTCCGTTTCGTCCGCGAGATCGAGGCTGTTGCCGAGCCAACCGATCTCTCTTATTTCTGGAATCCCCCCCTCCGCGGGGGCCAACAGAGGCCCGCCGGTTTGCAAGATTTCCGAAACCTCCGCCTCCCCCTTTAACGCAATTTCCAGACTTTTAACAGCGATGCCGGCCAAGAGGTTTGTCTCGAAAACAGATTCATAATCTTCCAGAAACCTTGCCAAGACTTTCTCCGGAGATTCGGCCGCCCAAGGCGCGGCCAATTTCGCTCGGAGTTCTTCTTCCAAACGTTGGATCGCCCTATCCGTGAACCGCGCTGGCAGAAGCGACAAGGCCGCCAGGTTTTTGATGGTCGCCCACCACCCGCCGGAAAAGGTCATTCGAGGGGTTAAGGTGGGAGAGTTCACCACGCTGTAAGAAGGCAAGAGACTCTTTATTTCTTTCTCTTTATCCACAAACAGTTCATTCCCTATTTGTTTAAAAAAGTCAGTGTCCCGAAAATCAATGCCGAACCGCCGATAAACGCCGGCCACCGGGCCCGTGTCTCGATGAATTTCTTTCAAAACATCCAGGGTCAATGAGGTCGGACGCGGAGCCATTTCAGTCACAGGGCTTTTGTCATAAAGAAAGGGCTCCTGTGAAGGTAACACGCTGACCAAAAACAGGATCTGCGCGTATTGGTTTTTGGAAATGGAGGTAATGGGCCGGGATTGAAGAATATGGAGGATCCCCGCCTGGAGACACCATTCGATGTCCTGGGGCGCGCCAAACAATTCTTCCACGGCCTTGCAGGTTTCCAGCAACTTGGCGAAACCCGGGATTCGCGCGGCGGTCGGAGGCAAAGCGTGATTCCAAAGCAGGGAAAGGCGCTCCGCCTGAATTTCTCCACCCACCAATTTCTCGCCGCGCCCCTGATGATATTCGAAAACCATTTCCCGCCCCCCCTGCGGGTTGCGGGTAAAGCAAACACCCGAAAAGTCGGGCTCAACGAAGGACTGGACAAGCAGGGAAAATTTGTTCATTTGGCCCTGGAGGACCCCATCGGCGTGATCCAAAACCTCCCGGATCGCGTCAGAAAGACCGGCGGGAGGGACGCCGCAACGGGTTTGAAACTGGCCCGCCATGGAGGTTTGATCCCCGTCTTCGATCAGCGCGCTGGAACGCACCGCGTAAGTTTGAGCGTCCAAGGCGTTATGGATTTCTCCGGTCGTTTCCATTCGGAGGCCCACATCGCGCCGGATAGCCTGGCAATCCTCCGAGGGGATGGCGACAAAGGGCGGAACAGGGAACCCGGCGTCCAGACACTTCTTTAGGCGTAGGGTCTTTGACCCGATGCCTTTGTGAGCGGATTGAATGTTCGAAGGCGCGAGGAGGGTCAATGGTGATCCTAGGGAACCGCCCTGGCACCGGGCGTGGCAGGCGGGGAGGATTTAACTTCTATTTTTCTTCCATCGTTTTTCCACTTTTTTAATTGCATGTCGTAATAAATTATTGAAACGACGTAAGAAAGCGCAAGGCAGAAACAAACCCCGACGATCACGAGAACCGCCCATAGCCATTTTTTTTGTTTCACCTTTTCCCACCGGGTTTTAAAAAAGGTTCGAACCATCCCGACACTTGAAAGGATGAACAGAAGGCAAAACCCCAAAAATTGCGGGATTTGGGACCCCAGATTAAAAATGAAATCCGGCGGCGGAATCGCCTGGGCGCTTGAAGGAAAACCGGCGACAAAAACCACCAGGGACATGAACATCCATTTTTTATTTCTCAAAATGGACCGCCTCCCATAGCTCGATCTCCGCGCGTCGCGCAATCAAAAGGGTCGACTCCAGGTGGACTTTCCCCTGCCCCGGGACCGCTCCTTAAACTTAACCCCGGGCCAAACGCCCGTCAATGAGATTTTTTTTAAAGACGGCGAATTAACCTTGACAGA is a genomic window containing:
- a CDS encoding CapA family protein, coding for MRGTAAFIFVVLFPAALAAEPSTNSVSSAEPEWTLVAGGDVMMARTIGVRMGRNGAAKALAGVGSILSKADIAFCNLESILGTSDNEKMFPEKCYNFLAATPTVRALTTAGVDTVSLANNHAMDYNGKALAQTRLLLWKQGIYPFGAGKDSVQSHLPATFVVRGTTVAFLGYGIAHSTWVWSGASRPGVSALDPRRIRQDIRKARKGADLVVVSLHWGEEYNHYPSKRQIQLAHGLVEGGADIILGHHPHVLQGVEEYQGKVIAYSLGNLLFDQKKNAQDENILLRISLQRNRVRRVELVPVDRREVFYPAVAMGVKGEKILSDVQRYSLPLQSTGTLTGLISFALPAEAQPPKYAEATP